The following proteins are encoded in a genomic region of Fimbriimonadaceae bacterium:
- a CDS encoding helix-turn-helix transcriptional regulator, translating into MPGPCPLALAYARVPSRRFVTRAELMARMDLVRASLERALAAVPLAESARVAGLSPCHFQRLFSATYGSSPRQYQDRHRFAWARAQLSTGRPVNEVASQMGYSETSAFTRAFKAATGVSPRRWTRHSQEMST; encoded by the coding sequence ATGCCTGGCCCGTGTCCGCTTGCCCTGGCCTATGCGCGGGTCCCCTCACGGCGGTTCGTGACTCGGGCCGAGCTCATGGCCAGGATGGACCTTGTCCGGGCTTCGCTGGAACGTGCGCTAGCCGCCGTCCCCCTGGCGGAGTCGGCCCGCGTCGCCGGGCTGTCCCCCTGTCACTTCCAGCGGCTCTTCTCGGCGACCTATGGGTCGTCGCCGCGACAGTACCAAGACCGGCACCGGTTTGCCTGGGCCAGGGCTCAACTCAGTACGGGACGGCCGGTGAACGAGGTCGCCTCGCAAATGGGTTACAGCGAGACCTCCGCGTTCACCCGGGCGTTCAAGGCGGCGACCGGTGTGTCGCCCCGACGGTGGACAAGACATTCACA